A window from Primulina eburnea isolate SZY01 chromosome 2, ASM2296580v1, whole genome shotgun sequence encodes these proteins:
- the LOC140817373 gene encoding double-strand break repair protein MRE11 isoform X1: MAESSREDKSDMLRILVATDCHLGYMEKDEIRRHDSFQAFEEICSIAEQKEVDLILLGGDLFHENKPSRSTLVKAIEILRRHCLNDRPVQFQVVSDQTVNFANSFGHVNYEDPHFNVGLPVFSIHGNHDDPAGVDNLSAVDILSACNLVNYFGKMVLEGSGVGQITLCPILMRKGSTSVALYGLGNIRDERLNRMFQTPHAVQWMRPEAQEGCQVSDWFNMLVLHQNRVKANPKNAINEHFLPRFLDFIVWGHEHECLVDPQEVPGMGFHITQPGSSVATSLIDGESKPKHVLLLEVKGNQYRPTKIPLNSVRPFEYTEVVLKDEPDIDANDQNSILEYLDNVVRNLIDKSSQKAINKAELKLPLVRVKVDYSGFMTINPQRFGQKYVGKVANPQDILIFSKASRRGRAEDKIDDSERLRPEELNQQNIEALVAESNLKMEILPVSDLDVALHNFVNKDDKMAFYSCLQYNLEETRNRIAGDSDIHKFEEEDIIVKVGECLEERVKERASKTEGQQQFTFSGQSSENITNTKSNVGREASFSDDEDAALFAGTKSTRKGKKDLSQTFRTSHDSSEAGKTIARGRGRGRGRGRASSTLKQTTLDAALSLRPSRRSASTVTSASVQSLADDEDIVDSDSNDETEKFDSKDIDGSSDDALPLQGKGRKRAASRGRGRGSATASKRGRKSDSSSASLQRLLTSREEDDDDDDEIVKKLSAPQPRVTRNYGALRR; the protein is encoded by the exons ATGGCTGAATCTTCGAG GGAAGATAAGAGTGACATGCTTCGGATATTAGTGGCCACGGATTGTCATCTTGGTTATATGGAGAAGGATGAAATCCGGAGGCATGATTCCTTTCAGGCATTTGAGGAAATTTGCTCAATCGCTGAGCAAAAAGAG gTAGATCTCATACTTCTGGGCGGTGATCTTTTTCATGAGAACAAGCCTTCACGGTCTACCTTAGTGAAAGCCATTGAAATCCTCCGTCGTCACTGTCTCAATGATCGTCCAGTTCAGTTTCAAGTCGTCAGTGACCAGACTGTGAATTTCGCAAATTC CTTCGGCCATGTAAACTATGAAGATCCTCATTTCAATGTTGGATTGCCCGTGTTCAGCATTCATGGAAATCACGATGATCCTGCTGGAGTG GACAATCTTTCTGCTGTTGATATTCTTTCGGCGTGTAATCTTGTGAACTATTTTGGAAAAATGGTTCTCGAAGGTTCTGGTGTTGGGCAGATCACTCTTTGTCCTATTCTTATGAGAAAG GGTTCAACATCCGTAGCTCTTTATGGCCTAGGGAATATCAGAGATGAACGACTTAATCGAATGTTTCAG ACACCTCATGCTGTGCAATGGATGAGACCTGAAGCTCAAGAAGGTTGTCAGGTTTCGGACTGGTTCAACATGCTTGTACTTCATCAAAATAG AGTGAaagcaaatcctaaaaatgCTATAAACGAGCACTTTCTGCCTCGATTTTTGGACTTTATTGTATGGGGACATGAGCATGAATGCCTTGTTGATCCTCAG GAAGTCCCGGGCATGGGTTTCCACATTACTCAACCTGGTTCATCTGTAGCAACTTCGCTCATTGACGGTGAATCAAAACCAAAGCATGTCCTTCTTCTAGAGGTTAAG GGGAATCAATATCGACCAACCAAGATACCTCTAAATTCAGTGAGGCCTTTTGAATATACAGAG GTAGTATTAAAGGATGAACCCGATATTGATGCGAACGATCAGAATTCTATCCTAGAATATTTGGATAACGTG GTCAGAAATCTGATCGATAAATCTAGTCAAAAGGCTATCAACAAAGCAGAGCTCAAGCTTCCTTTAGTTAGAGTAAAG GTAGACTACTCTGGGTTCATGACGATAAACCCACAAAGATTTGGTCAAAAATATGTCGGGAAG GTTGCAAATCCTCAAGATATCCTTATATTTTCCAAAGCATCAAGAAGAGGTCGAGCTGAAG ATAAAATTGATGATTCTGAACGGCTTCGAccagaagagctgaatcaacaGAACATTGAAGCCTTAGTTGCCGAGAGTAATCTG AAAATGGAGATACTCCCTGTCAGTGACTTGGACGTCGCATTACACAATTTTGTCAACAAAGATGATAAAATGGCCTTTTATTCCTGTTTGCAATATAACCTTGAAGAAACTCGC AATAGAATTGCCGGGGATTCGGATATTCATAAGTTTGAAGAGGAAGACATAATTGTCAAAGTTGGAGAATGTTTAGAG GAACGTGTGAAAGAAAGAGCCTCAAAAACAGAAGGCCAACAACAGTTCACATTTAGCGGCCAATCGTCTGAG AACATTACAAACACAAAGAGTAATGTAGGACGTGAAGCTTCCTTCAGCGATGACGAGGATGCCGCTTTATTTGCTGGCACAAAGTCTAccaggaaaggaaagaaagatCTGTCACAAACTTTTAGGACCTCTCACGACTCATCAGAAGCTGGTAAAACTATTGCCAGAGGAAGGGGAAGAGGTAGAGGTAGAGGCAGGGCTTCCAGTACATTAAAGCAAACAACATTAGACGCAGCCCTGAGTTTACGTCCTTCGCGAAG ATCTGCATCAACTGTTACATCAGCTTCAGTTCAGAGTTTGGCTGATGATGAGGACATCGTGGACTCAGATTCAAATGACGAAACTGAGAAATTTGACTCAAAAGATATTGATGGTAGTTCG GATGATGCTCTACCTCTCCAAGGCAAGGGAAGAAAAAGAGCTGCTTCAAGGGGAAGGGGTAGAGGATCTGCCACAGCCTCTAAGAGGGGAAGAAAATCAGATAGCTCTTCTGCTTCTCTTCAAAGATTGCTTACTAGTAGAGAAGAAGACGACGACGACGATGACGAAATAGTGAAGAAACTTAGTGCACCTCAACCTCGG GTGACAAGAAACTACGGCGCTTTAAGAAGGTAG
- the LOC140817373 gene encoding double-strand break repair protein MRE11 isoform X2 → MAESSREDKSDMLRILVATDCHLGYMEKDEIRRHDSFQAFEEICSIAEQKEVDLILLGGDLFHENKPSRSTLVKAIEILRRHCLNDRPVQFQVVSDQTVNFANSFGHVNYEDPHFNVGLPVFSIHGNHDDPAGVDNLSAVDILSACNLVNYFGKMVLEGSGVGQITLCPILMRKGSTSVALYGLGNIRDERLNRMFQTPHAVQWMRPEAQEGCQVSDWFNMLVLHQNRVKANPKNAINEHFLPRFLDFIVWGHEHECLVDPQEVPGMGFHITQPGSSVATSLIDGESKPKHVLLLEVKGNQYRPTKIPLNSVRPFEYTEVVLKDEPDIDANDQNSILEYLDNVVRNLIDKSSQKAINKAELKLPLVRVKVDYSGFMTINPQRFGQKYVGKVANPQDILIFSKASRRGRAEDKIDDSERLRPEELNQQNIEALVAESNLKMEILPVSDLDVALHNFVNKDDKMAFYSCLQYNLEETRERVKERASKTEGQQQFTFSGQSSENITNTKSNVGREASFSDDEDAALFAGTKSTRKGKKDLSQTFRTSHDSSEAGKTIARGRGRGRGRGRASSTLKQTTLDAALSLRPSRRSASTVTSASVQSLADDEDIVDSDSNDETEKFDSKDIDGSSDDALPLQGKGRKRAASRGRGRGSATASKRGRKSDSSSASLQRLLTSREEDDDDDDEIVKKLSAPQPRVTRNYGALRR, encoded by the exons ATGGCTGAATCTTCGAG GGAAGATAAGAGTGACATGCTTCGGATATTAGTGGCCACGGATTGTCATCTTGGTTATATGGAGAAGGATGAAATCCGGAGGCATGATTCCTTTCAGGCATTTGAGGAAATTTGCTCAATCGCTGAGCAAAAAGAG gTAGATCTCATACTTCTGGGCGGTGATCTTTTTCATGAGAACAAGCCTTCACGGTCTACCTTAGTGAAAGCCATTGAAATCCTCCGTCGTCACTGTCTCAATGATCGTCCAGTTCAGTTTCAAGTCGTCAGTGACCAGACTGTGAATTTCGCAAATTC CTTCGGCCATGTAAACTATGAAGATCCTCATTTCAATGTTGGATTGCCCGTGTTCAGCATTCATGGAAATCACGATGATCCTGCTGGAGTG GACAATCTTTCTGCTGTTGATATTCTTTCGGCGTGTAATCTTGTGAACTATTTTGGAAAAATGGTTCTCGAAGGTTCTGGTGTTGGGCAGATCACTCTTTGTCCTATTCTTATGAGAAAG GGTTCAACATCCGTAGCTCTTTATGGCCTAGGGAATATCAGAGATGAACGACTTAATCGAATGTTTCAG ACACCTCATGCTGTGCAATGGATGAGACCTGAAGCTCAAGAAGGTTGTCAGGTTTCGGACTGGTTCAACATGCTTGTACTTCATCAAAATAG AGTGAaagcaaatcctaaaaatgCTATAAACGAGCACTTTCTGCCTCGATTTTTGGACTTTATTGTATGGGGACATGAGCATGAATGCCTTGTTGATCCTCAG GAAGTCCCGGGCATGGGTTTCCACATTACTCAACCTGGTTCATCTGTAGCAACTTCGCTCATTGACGGTGAATCAAAACCAAAGCATGTCCTTCTTCTAGAGGTTAAG GGGAATCAATATCGACCAACCAAGATACCTCTAAATTCAGTGAGGCCTTTTGAATATACAGAG GTAGTATTAAAGGATGAACCCGATATTGATGCGAACGATCAGAATTCTATCCTAGAATATTTGGATAACGTG GTCAGAAATCTGATCGATAAATCTAGTCAAAAGGCTATCAACAAAGCAGAGCTCAAGCTTCCTTTAGTTAGAGTAAAG GTAGACTACTCTGGGTTCATGACGATAAACCCACAAAGATTTGGTCAAAAATATGTCGGGAAG GTTGCAAATCCTCAAGATATCCTTATATTTTCCAAAGCATCAAGAAGAGGTCGAGCTGAAG ATAAAATTGATGATTCTGAACGGCTTCGAccagaagagctgaatcaacaGAACATTGAAGCCTTAGTTGCCGAGAGTAATCTG AAAATGGAGATACTCCCTGTCAGTGACTTGGACGTCGCATTACACAATTTTGTCAACAAAGATGATAAAATGGCCTTTTATTCCTGTTTGCAATATAACCTTGAAGAAACTCGC GAACGTGTGAAAGAAAGAGCCTCAAAAACAGAAGGCCAACAACAGTTCACATTTAGCGGCCAATCGTCTGAG AACATTACAAACACAAAGAGTAATGTAGGACGTGAAGCTTCCTTCAGCGATGACGAGGATGCCGCTTTATTTGCTGGCACAAAGTCTAccaggaaaggaaagaaagatCTGTCACAAACTTTTAGGACCTCTCACGACTCATCAGAAGCTGGTAAAACTATTGCCAGAGGAAGGGGAAGAGGTAGAGGTAGAGGCAGGGCTTCCAGTACATTAAAGCAAACAACATTAGACGCAGCCCTGAGTTTACGTCCTTCGCGAAG ATCTGCATCAACTGTTACATCAGCTTCAGTTCAGAGTTTGGCTGATGATGAGGACATCGTGGACTCAGATTCAAATGACGAAACTGAGAAATTTGACTCAAAAGATATTGATGGTAGTTCG GATGATGCTCTACCTCTCCAAGGCAAGGGAAGAAAAAGAGCTGCTTCAAGGGGAAGGGGTAGAGGATCTGCCACAGCCTCTAAGAGGGGAAGAAAATCAGATAGCTCTTCTGCTTCTCTTCAAAGATTGCTTACTAGTAGAGAAGAAGACGACGACGACGATGACGAAATAGTGAAGAAACTTAGTGCACCTCAACCTCGG GTGACAAGAAACTACGGCGCTTTAAGAAGGTAG
- the LOC140817373 gene encoding double-strand break repair protein MRE11 isoform X4 → MAESSREDKSDMLRILVATDCHLGYMEKDEIRRHDSFQAFEEICSIAEQKEVDLILLGGDLFHENKPSRSTLVKAIEILRRHCLNDRPVQFQVVSDQTVNFANSFGHVNYEDPHFNVGLPVFSIHGNHDDPAGVDNLSAVDILSACNLVNYFGKMVLEGSGVGQITLCPILMRKGSTSVALYGLGNIRDERLNRMFQTPHAVQWMRPEAQEGCQVSDWFNMLVLHQNRVKANPKNAINEHFLPRFLDFIVWGHEHECLVDPQEVPGMGFHITQPGSSVATSLIDGESKPKHVLLLEVKGNQYRPTKIPLNSVRPFEYTEVVLKDEPDIDANDQNSILEYLDNVVRNLIDKSSQKAINKAELKLPLVRVKVDYSGFMTINPQRFGQKYVGKVANPQDILIFSKASRRGRAEDKIDDSERLRPEELNQQNIEALVAESNLKMEILPVSDLDVALHNFVNKDDKMAFYSCLQYNLEETRNRIAGDSDIHKFEEEDIIVKVGECLEERVKERASKTEGQQQFTFSGQSSEDVKLPSAMTRMPLYLLAQSLPGKERKICHKLLGPLTTHQKLVKLLPEEGEEVEVEAGLPVH, encoded by the exons ATGGCTGAATCTTCGAG GGAAGATAAGAGTGACATGCTTCGGATATTAGTGGCCACGGATTGTCATCTTGGTTATATGGAGAAGGATGAAATCCGGAGGCATGATTCCTTTCAGGCATTTGAGGAAATTTGCTCAATCGCTGAGCAAAAAGAG gTAGATCTCATACTTCTGGGCGGTGATCTTTTTCATGAGAACAAGCCTTCACGGTCTACCTTAGTGAAAGCCATTGAAATCCTCCGTCGTCACTGTCTCAATGATCGTCCAGTTCAGTTTCAAGTCGTCAGTGACCAGACTGTGAATTTCGCAAATTC CTTCGGCCATGTAAACTATGAAGATCCTCATTTCAATGTTGGATTGCCCGTGTTCAGCATTCATGGAAATCACGATGATCCTGCTGGAGTG GACAATCTTTCTGCTGTTGATATTCTTTCGGCGTGTAATCTTGTGAACTATTTTGGAAAAATGGTTCTCGAAGGTTCTGGTGTTGGGCAGATCACTCTTTGTCCTATTCTTATGAGAAAG GGTTCAACATCCGTAGCTCTTTATGGCCTAGGGAATATCAGAGATGAACGACTTAATCGAATGTTTCAG ACACCTCATGCTGTGCAATGGATGAGACCTGAAGCTCAAGAAGGTTGTCAGGTTTCGGACTGGTTCAACATGCTTGTACTTCATCAAAATAG AGTGAaagcaaatcctaaaaatgCTATAAACGAGCACTTTCTGCCTCGATTTTTGGACTTTATTGTATGGGGACATGAGCATGAATGCCTTGTTGATCCTCAG GAAGTCCCGGGCATGGGTTTCCACATTACTCAACCTGGTTCATCTGTAGCAACTTCGCTCATTGACGGTGAATCAAAACCAAAGCATGTCCTTCTTCTAGAGGTTAAG GGGAATCAATATCGACCAACCAAGATACCTCTAAATTCAGTGAGGCCTTTTGAATATACAGAG GTAGTATTAAAGGATGAACCCGATATTGATGCGAACGATCAGAATTCTATCCTAGAATATTTGGATAACGTG GTCAGAAATCTGATCGATAAATCTAGTCAAAAGGCTATCAACAAAGCAGAGCTCAAGCTTCCTTTAGTTAGAGTAAAG GTAGACTACTCTGGGTTCATGACGATAAACCCACAAAGATTTGGTCAAAAATATGTCGGGAAG GTTGCAAATCCTCAAGATATCCTTATATTTTCCAAAGCATCAAGAAGAGGTCGAGCTGAAG ATAAAATTGATGATTCTGAACGGCTTCGAccagaagagctgaatcaacaGAACATTGAAGCCTTAGTTGCCGAGAGTAATCTG AAAATGGAGATACTCCCTGTCAGTGACTTGGACGTCGCATTACACAATTTTGTCAACAAAGATGATAAAATGGCCTTTTATTCCTGTTTGCAATATAACCTTGAAGAAACTCGC AATAGAATTGCCGGGGATTCGGATATTCATAAGTTTGAAGAGGAAGACATAATTGTCAAAGTTGGAGAATGTTTAGAG GAACGTGTGAAAGAAAGAGCCTCAAAAACAGAAGGCCAACAACAGTTCACATTTAGCGGCCAATCGTCTGAG GACGTGAAGCTTCCTTCAGCGATGACGAGGATGCCGCTTTATTTGCTGGCACAAAGTCTAccaggaaaggaaagaaagatCTGTCACAAACTTTTAGGACCTCTCACGACTCATCAGAAGCTGGTAAAACTATTGCCAGAGGAAGGGGAAGAGGTAGAGGTAGAGGCAGGGCTTCCAGTACATTAA
- the LOC140817373 gene encoding double-strand break repair protein MRE11 isoform X3, which yields MDSMDNLSAVDILSACNLVNYFGKMVLEGSGVGQITLCPILMRKGSTSVALYGLGNIRDERLNRMFQTPHAVQWMRPEAQEGCQVSDWFNMLVLHQNRVKANPKNAINEHFLPRFLDFIVWGHEHECLVDPQEVPGMGFHITQPGSSVATSLIDGESKPKHVLLLEVKGNQYRPTKIPLNSVRPFEYTEVVLKDEPDIDANDQNSILEYLDNVVRNLIDKSSQKAINKAELKLPLVRVKVDYSGFMTINPQRFGQKYVGKVANPQDILIFSKASRRGRAEDKIDDSERLRPEELNQQNIEALVAESNLKMEILPVSDLDVALHNFVNKDDKMAFYSCLQYNLEETRNRIAGDSDIHKFEEEDIIVKVGECLEERVKERASKTEGQQQFTFSGQSSENITNTKSNVGREASFSDDEDAALFAGTKSTRKGKKDLSQTFRTSHDSSEAGKTIARGRGRGRGRGRASSTLKQTTLDAALSLRPSRRSASTVTSASVQSLADDEDIVDSDSNDETEKFDSKDIDGSSDDALPLQGKGRKRAASRGRGRGSATASKRGRKSDSSSASLQRLLTSREEDDDDDDEIVKKLSAPQPRVTRNYGALRR from the exons ATGGATTCTATG GACAATCTTTCTGCTGTTGATATTCTTTCGGCGTGTAATCTTGTGAACTATTTTGGAAAAATGGTTCTCGAAGGTTCTGGTGTTGGGCAGATCACTCTTTGTCCTATTCTTATGAGAAAG GGTTCAACATCCGTAGCTCTTTATGGCCTAGGGAATATCAGAGATGAACGACTTAATCGAATGTTTCAG ACACCTCATGCTGTGCAATGGATGAGACCTGAAGCTCAAGAAGGTTGTCAGGTTTCGGACTGGTTCAACATGCTTGTACTTCATCAAAATAG AGTGAaagcaaatcctaaaaatgCTATAAACGAGCACTTTCTGCCTCGATTTTTGGACTTTATTGTATGGGGACATGAGCATGAATGCCTTGTTGATCCTCAG GAAGTCCCGGGCATGGGTTTCCACATTACTCAACCTGGTTCATCTGTAGCAACTTCGCTCATTGACGGTGAATCAAAACCAAAGCATGTCCTTCTTCTAGAGGTTAAG GGGAATCAATATCGACCAACCAAGATACCTCTAAATTCAGTGAGGCCTTTTGAATATACAGAG GTAGTATTAAAGGATGAACCCGATATTGATGCGAACGATCAGAATTCTATCCTAGAATATTTGGATAACGTG GTCAGAAATCTGATCGATAAATCTAGTCAAAAGGCTATCAACAAAGCAGAGCTCAAGCTTCCTTTAGTTAGAGTAAAG GTAGACTACTCTGGGTTCATGACGATAAACCCACAAAGATTTGGTCAAAAATATGTCGGGAAG GTTGCAAATCCTCAAGATATCCTTATATTTTCCAAAGCATCAAGAAGAGGTCGAGCTGAAG ATAAAATTGATGATTCTGAACGGCTTCGAccagaagagctgaatcaacaGAACATTGAAGCCTTAGTTGCCGAGAGTAATCTG AAAATGGAGATACTCCCTGTCAGTGACTTGGACGTCGCATTACACAATTTTGTCAACAAAGATGATAAAATGGCCTTTTATTCCTGTTTGCAATATAACCTTGAAGAAACTCGC AATAGAATTGCCGGGGATTCGGATATTCATAAGTTTGAAGAGGAAGACATAATTGTCAAAGTTGGAGAATGTTTAGAG GAACGTGTGAAAGAAAGAGCCTCAAAAACAGAAGGCCAACAACAGTTCACATTTAGCGGCCAATCGTCTGAG AACATTACAAACACAAAGAGTAATGTAGGACGTGAAGCTTCCTTCAGCGATGACGAGGATGCCGCTTTATTTGCTGGCACAAAGTCTAccaggaaaggaaagaaagatCTGTCACAAACTTTTAGGACCTCTCACGACTCATCAGAAGCTGGTAAAACTATTGCCAGAGGAAGGGGAAGAGGTAGAGGTAGAGGCAGGGCTTCCAGTACATTAAAGCAAACAACATTAGACGCAGCCCTGAGTTTACGTCCTTCGCGAAG ATCTGCATCAACTGTTACATCAGCTTCAGTTCAGAGTTTGGCTGATGATGAGGACATCGTGGACTCAGATTCAAATGACGAAACTGAGAAATTTGACTCAAAAGATATTGATGGTAGTTCG GATGATGCTCTACCTCTCCAAGGCAAGGGAAGAAAAAGAGCTGCTTCAAGGGGAAGGGGTAGAGGATCTGCCACAGCCTCTAAGAGGGGAAGAAAATCAGATAGCTCTTCTGCTTCTCTTCAAAGATTGCTTACTAGTAGAGAAGAAGACGACGACGACGATGACGAAATAGTGAAGAAACTTAGTGCACCTCAACCTCGG GTGACAAGAAACTACGGCGCTTTAAGAAGGTAG